cctacaggacCCCCAACATGTCTGCACTgtgccccagaattaataatgctcccatagtgcccatattagtaatcatgttccacatagtcccccagtggtaataattctccttataatgtaacagtagaaaaatgccccattAAAATGAGCACTagttaaaaaaatgcccccttatgtgactcagtacaaaaaatgcccccttataatgtgcactagtACAAAAATCTCCCTGTTCTGTGTGCCCCTCTTAGTgtctccagttgagctaatgtccccatagtgcccacataaTGTGTGTCAGTATAACATAAGCCTATGAAATTCCCccaagtaaatgcccccatagtgctcctctccccccttccccatagtgccccccataatgtgccagtataaaatacccctatataatgccccggTAAGTACCCCCATAATGTTGCTCTCcatccttccccatagtgtcctcataatgtgctagtataaaatacccttataTAGTGCCTGCAGTAGATGCCCCGATAGTGCTGCTTTCCtccctcctccatagtgcccccataatatgccagtataaaatggccctatattgtgccccagtagattccctcagtgtcccccataatgtgtgccagtataaaatgcctctatatagttcccccagtagatgcccccatagtgttccccatAATATAtgacagtaaaaagtgcccccatagcgtctgccagtataaatgccccttcttagtgccctcagttgatgcctccatagtgcttctgtcctacattcctcatagtgccccccataatgtgccagtaaaaaatgccccttcttagtgcccctagatgcccccatagcgctcctctcctgcattgtgccaaataaaaaaaataaacactaataCTTGCCTCTATTCTTCTGGCAGTAATGTgatgtgtcccacgctgtatgctgTCCAGCTCTGgtggcgcgatgataatgacgtcactgcgccgccTGTGtcaggcctctgataggctgcaggcctgaagcctatcagaggaacaggaaagggagacgcctctcccctacCCCGCGATGGCATCCTGAAGACGGCAATACTGTTGCAtatagagagatgagcgcttccacaatggaagcgctcatttcccaAGGCCCTGCCTAGACCACCGCCCCCACTTATCTCCAGGGCAgcactgcctgaggcaatcgaCTCATCTTGCCTAATTGATTGTGCCTCCCTGGTTATTAGacgaccggcacaaagtgaaattgctccaaaggtgtacatagcctttaaatcacTCAGGAAATGCAGTGATTGGAAATGGCGATCATGGCCACCACAACTTCCCACCTCCAGTTTGCAGCAGCAGGGATTTGCCGGGGTAGGAGGAGGACCCCTCCCCAAACTGAATGTGCGGTTTTGTGTGGAGTTTCCCTTTAGAAGAAGATGTTTGCACTGTAGGATCTGTATGAGTTGAGCTCTAACTTTCATGTGAATCTGTGGTCCCTGCAGATTTCACCACCGattccagcgtttttttaatttattgcgGCGAATCGTTAAGTAAGCCTCGCATAGCTTGCTTTCCTAATTGCCATGCCGCACATCGTTTGCCACAGCAGGATAATTAAGTCCCACATGACTCATTACGGGCTGAAAAAAGGGAACACGGATGTGAATTTTTTACATCTACTCACCAGTGATGCCCACACCAGCTGTCTTCCTATTCTTAACCCTCAAGTGTTCAAAGGTTAAAAAAATTAGTATCAATGACGCCACCTAGTGGGTAAAATACTAGGGAGTGTCTCATCCATACAGCCCCCTTTAAATTGAAGGTGAGCCCCCCCTTCAGCTGATCACCACCTGTCGGGGGTTTAGATACCTTATGTGCTGAGGGAAGCTGTTTGGCAGTAGCTTTTTTCCTTGCCATGGCACCGTACTGGCCATTCAAATAAAAGCGGTGACCTCTGGAGCCGAGGAGCCGCTGGTTGGTGGATCTGTCTAGCTAATAAAATGGGGAACCCTCCTTGACATATGCTGTGACCCCTTTAGGGTATTAGCCCCTTATGTATGGAGCTGGCTGCTGCGGTGAGCCCACTGCAAACATGACAGGTGCCGGCAGTGTAATACAGCAGGCACCAGgccacaatgacggggaacggcgatCACGAACCCAGttgtttaacccctcaaatgccacGATTAACACAGCGGCATCTGTGAGGTTAGGCAGAAGGATGAGGCTACCTCTGCCCTCCGATCACACCGATCCGTTACCATGGCAGACTGGATGCGTgtcaaaatcctattcaccctaaaagaatctctattaggctactttcacactagcgttcggggctccgcttgtgagctccgttcaaaggctctcacaagcggccccgaacgcttccgtccagccctaatgcattctgagtggacgcggatccgctcagaatgcatcagtctggcaccgtctgtcctccgctccgctcagcaggcggacgcctggccgtgcggaggcaaacagatccgtccagagttacaatgtaagtcaatggggacggatccgtttgaatatgtcacactatggctcaattttcaaactgatccgtcccccattgactttcaatgtaaagtctggacggatccatctgaggctactttgacacttagaaatttttttacaatataatgcagacggatccgctctgaacgcaagtgtgaaagtagccttagggtgaatgggacaagggatcaaaaaatCCCAGGTTTTAGCCCCTTAAAGTGGTTAAATGTTATTActattaaagtaaaaaataaaaaataaaaaactataaaaaaaataaacatatcaatGTCTGAAAGTGTCTtatctattaaaatattaaaaataaattcctgtgtggtgaacgctgtaacagaagaaaatgaaaaacaaataatTTGCAGTTTTTAGTCACCTTTcccccaaaatgaaaaaaaaaaactatacaagtttggtatcaccgtaatactattgagctgcagaataaggccatcatgtcatttttagcgtaCAGTGAATGCCATGATGTCAAAACTCCCTATTTTTCAATAACAGACGTCATACATTAAATGGTGcccttaaaaaatacaacttatcccacaaataaTAAATCTTCATATGGCTTATATGaacggaaaattaaaaaaattatggctattggaacataGGGAAGAAAGATAAAAACCAAAAATGGGCCCAGTACTTAAAGATTAAAGATTATATAGTTGAGTCTCATACTGGATAGGGATGGACTAAGGGGTGTGCTACAGTATAGTTACACAGGCTGCCCCTGCTGTAGGGGTATTACCACCATAagtcttaaaggaaatgtgtcaccaattttttttatctgccagttattctttttatttttttttctaatcagtttttattttttaaatgcaaatttatttattctatttcctgaacatgattgtgggggcggccatcttgcctgagctgttcttaacagcatttagagagcattaagaaaatttctttacggcagccccatggtccatagacaacAATGGTAAGGTggggacctcagtgacttctatggaagagttttCTGGGCgtgatctgtgacctgtgcagaggtcattgtacagggaaagACTAGATAAGATTTGAcgatcgcctattgtgaatggcggatcctgtcttatctatacacagaggtgatatcattataggcaggattagaatgacagctaagcagataactgcaataaagtgatctgtacagaccaattattagacatagtggctaGTACGAAAACTGCAGGATATTATCTTTTTTGTTTAAACATAGATATTGacgtggaaaataaaaaataacataatcAAAAATTCTTTCAAAATATGTTAAACAAAAACAtggatcattttctgatgacacattccttttaaatgtatagcagtattatttagACATTATATagcccttaggataggtcattaatatcaaatcGGTAGAGGTCCGACGCTGACACCCCTACTGATCAGTTGTTCTCTGTACTGGAATTACCACCCAAAATGGTGTCGGAAGAGAGAGCTCTATTCTCCGTGTACTGGCCATACTGGGTCACTGCAGGTCAGCTCCAATTCCAATGAAAGGACCCcactggtctgatattgatgacctctcctgaggaaaaGTCATCAAATTCTGGAGCCCTTAAAATGCCTTTTAGGTGCATTAGATGAATGTTGTCCAAACCTGCCTAGATGGGTTACACATGTTCATGAATTCATCATGCCTAGCCCTTTTGTGTACAGATGGGCCACCATGAGAGAAGtctggaagcgttttttttccctcttcctaTTGAGAACACACGCAGACGAAGCCGAGGCAAGTGTATGGGGTGTAACAAAATAACTGTTGGTTGAACGAGTGTTCAGCAGatattgaaggtgtatggccaCCCACAGATCTACTGTGCAATGGTATCGAAGACCCCCATTGAATTATTGATAACTGTATGTTTTCTGTGCTCATCCAGGTAGTCATGAACTGGAGCAGATGCAACAGATTTTGGACACAATTCCCGTCATTCACAAAGAAGACAAGGAAGAGCTGCTGAAAGTGATGCCATCATTTGTCAACTCCAACTGGAAAGTCAAGAGGCCACTGAGGAAACTTCTGCCAGAAATGAACCTGGAAGGTGAGGGTCTTTTGATTATCAGGTCAACATACTCTAGATGTTCATCCACCAATAGATCAGACACAAGACACCTCAACTCCTTATTCAATCATCTTGTTAATTATCCAAGGTTTTGGGCATATTCTCCATTATAGACTGGGTTCTGGGTTTTATGCTTACTATTTATCAGTAATGAGCTCCAGACTTGGTCAGTGATTTTGGATACCACTGTATACACCTATCCAAGGTCCCGAAGATCTGCCACATTTTAGAAGAACATACTCCATTAAGAagttgaagaacccctttaagagaaagtGGTGCACAAATTAGACACATTTATACTGTTATAAACATCCCTGCACAAAAACAACTGAGACTAAACaggttacaaataaaaaaatatatattttattaaatacacaATGTGACATAAATAAATAGAGACATGATACATCAAATGTAAAGTGCGGTCTACACTTGAGGAAATTATATTGGAATACATATACGAGGGAAATAACAGGGATGCTATATCCCAATAGAAAAGTAATAAACTGATTCTTAGGAATTCATATATAAGAAAGCATGAATACATAGTTCTCAGTACACTAATAAtattaaagtgcatgtgcaaatgTACAAACAAGTCGTTCCCTCATATATAGTGACAAACAAGTGTTACATGCCCATTATAGGGAAATACATATGTGAGGGAAGCAACAGGGGTCCTATGAACACAAAAACCCACAAAGTAACCATAATTGGCAAAATAACTAATTAAATCTTATGAATTCATATATGGGAGAGGATAAATACAGAGTCCCTAACATAATAATGAtgttaaagtgcatgtgcaaacaTACAACTGAGTTAACAAGTAACAAGTATCACATACCCATTGTAGGAGAGCCGCACACCCTGGCGCGCGTTTCGGTGATGCCTTCCTCTGGGGGCGCGCTCTCCTGAGGCGAAACTCCCTACAATGGGTATGTGATACTTGTGTGTTACGCTACACAGGTGAAACTGAGAAAAATTAGaacatcgtgcaaaagtccatttatttcagtaatgcaaatgaaaaggaattgcattaatgcagcttaaaattagaattttgtgaaaggttcaatattctaggctcaaaatgtcacactctagtcagctaattaatccataccccctgagcaaaggagacctcaaaattgtgactttggggtttcataagctgtaagccataatcatccaaattataacaaataaaggcttgaaatatctctctttgcatgtaatgagtctcatatgttagtgtcaccttttaagttgcattactgaaataaatgaactttgcacaatattcaaatttttacgaGTTTCTATATATGAATTCATAAGATTTAATTCGTTATTTTGCCAATTATGGTTCCTTTGTGGGTTTTTGTGTTCATTGGACCCCTGTTGCTTCCCTCACGTACGTATTTCCCTATAGTGGGCATGTAACACTTGTTTGTCACTATATATGAGGGAACGACTTGTTTGTAcatttgcacatgcactttaataTTATTAGTGTACTGAGAACTATGTATTTATGCTTTCTAATATACGAATTCCTAAGAATCAGTTTATTACTTCATCAATTATGATTTTCTATTGGGATATAGCATCCTTATGATCCCTGTTATTTCCCCCCTATATGTAGTTTGATATTATTTCCTCGGGGTAGACTACACTTTACATTTAATGAATCATGtctctttttatttaataaaatatatattttttatttgtaaccTGTTTAGTCTCAGCTGTTTTTGTGTAAGTATATTTATTGTATACTGAGTAGGTTTTTATTAGGGTCTGTTACAGTGCCCAGTACTATATCTGGGCTAACATTTGATTTTAATGTTTTGTAACCTGTGTATGCTAAATGTTATAAACATCCACAACTTATGATAACACTGtataagctttttttttattttttatccttaGCCATCGATTTCTTGGAGAAGATTTTGACCTTCAACCCAATGGACCGTTTGACAGCTGAAGCCGCACTACAGCATCCATATATGACTCCATATTCCTGTCCGGAGGATGAGCCAATatccatgcaccccttccgcaTTGAGGATGAAATTGATGATATTTTACTAATGGAAGCAAGTCAGAGCCAGTTATCCAACTGGGACCGGTGAGATTTGGTTGTCCTCCATATTTAAAAAGTCATTCTTAGGCTGCTTTAATGCAAAGATTTTTGGTggcatttttctgcacttttgtgaTTTTAGTGACAAATTGTTGCACCTGTCATGGgtgcccccaaaaaatgcaagcacttattctggtgtttttttaatgGTAAAAAACGCTAGTGCATGGACCTTGAGCGCTGTTATACCACTAATGATTATGTAATGTAAAGCAGAACAGTGACGTCAAGAGACACAATAAATGTTCTTGACCATTGGGACAATTCTTGAAAAATGTGCTTCATCTTGACTTGGGAGCTTCTGTATCCACCTTGGTGGATGGAATGTGTCCTTTCTGGCAGGGTATACATGTGATGACATCtccaaaggtggccatacactttagatagAAGTAGGTTAGTGGTTGAACACTTGTTGAGGGAACAATTTTCTGGTTAGCAATTATTTTCCAGACATGACCATACTCCATTTAGTCCACTACAGTGGTGCAAACCGGCCACACATGTTCAGTGATGTCAGGCAAAGGACAAACAGTTGTTCTCTGAGTTATTTTACAAAACAGTTGTTCGTATAACAGCCAATTGCACCATATATAGTCAAATGCTAGTGACAGTTGGCCAAAAACTTTAAATATGGAGGAAATTGTCCATTTTGATCAGCTTTAGACTAATGTCTATGGTCAGTCGTTTTCTTCAGCTCTTTCCAGGTTCAGGTTCTCTCAAGCAAATGGCCAATACCTTACAAGGCTGAAAGAACATGTTGGTCATTTGAGTCCatctgtgtataaatatatcttCACTGCTTTTTTAGTTTGCCAATGTTGGAAGTTAGAAGAACTGTAGCCCTAATTATGGAAAGACAGTGACAACATTTTTAGTGCTTAGTGTCAGGTTCTAACCATTACATGGAGAGGGAAGTCCACTCTGCATGAGAATGGGCAGACCCAATAGTGATTTTTTTGGTGGAACATTTTTGGTTCGTCGGATACATGCATACAATGGCTACTTTATTGAAGGGGTGGTCAACCCTACTATAAAATGATATGGTAATAGAAGGATGGGACCTGAAGTAAAGAAATCGAGAGCTAGAGCAGCACTGTCAAGCACAGCTTTTCTCTGGGATACCTCCAACTAATGTTAAAGTCAGTAAGTTTACATTGAGGTTCTCCAGTTCATTGCCAGAGGTACAACTGTAGTTCTCCAACAACATAGCATAGATAACGTGGTGACTGTTTTAAACAAACCTGTAATCaaaaaattgaaacaaaaaaaaaatcaaaaagaagaaatagattttttttatctctaattATAGTATTTTTTTCATAGGTATCAAGTGAGTTTATCCTCGGACATGGACTGGAGACAAGATCAGAGCCTTGGTATGAGTGATGTCCAACGTGATCCCCGTGCGGGGTCAGGATCCCAGGCAGAAGAAGCTCAAGTTGATCCTCGAAAATACTCTCAAAGTAGCTCAGAAAGGTTCCTAGAACAGTCCCACTCCTCAATGGACCGGGTTTTCGAGGGAGATTGTGGAAGGTCATGTGAGTATAAAGTAGGGTCTCCATCCTATCTGGATAAACTACTATGGAGAGACAACAAACCACACCACTATTCAGAACCTAAACTAATATTAGATCTTTCCACCTGGAAACAAACCACTATCCCACCCACAGGTGACCTTGCACGGGAAGAAGAGCCATCCAACCTCTTTTTGGAAATTGCTCAGTGGGTCAAGAGCACCCAGATAGGTCTTGAATGTCCAGCGAGCCCTGTTTCTGAGACACAAGAGGACCATGAACAGTGTCAACCATGTCCTCCTCCTCACACTCCAAGGGATATCGCTATGAATGCGGAATCTTCTTTTGATCTGGATGTTTTTATTACCAGGGCACTCAAATTATGTACTAGCCAAGAAGAAATGGCAGACAACAAACTCAACGATATCAACGGGGCTTGTATTTCCGAACACCCGAATGATATAGCACAGAAGGAAGTATTTCAGAAGGACAGGTGGTAGGACAAGTGGTGGTTGGACCATTGTATGGGATTATTTTGCTAAAGTATTTACGATAATTTGTGGGCAGTATGATGGAAAGCTCCACTGAGCACATTTTTTAAAGCCAAGATATTGCATCTTGTATCGATGATATGATGTAACCTACAAAGACACCTCAAACATCTCAGATAACAGTTGAGATTGAAGGCGGTCACATTTTTCTTAGTATCTGTATACGGCTGCAACCTCATTGCATAGCAAAACTTAATGCCTTTTATTTAAAGGCTCGCAAAAATCACTGCTCAATATTTgatgccttaggcctcctgcaaacgaacgtgtgcgccccgtggccgtgctgtggcccgcaaattgcaggccgcaatgcacgaaccccgaccgtggggcagccgcagcagatcgcggacccattcacttgaatgggtccacgatcgggccattccgcaaaaagatagaacatgtcctatctttttgcggaacggaagtactccgtagtgcttccctagggttccgtgcttccgttccgtatctccggatttgcagacctattgaagtgaatcggtccgcatccgtgatgcggattgcacacggaacggtgcccgtgtattgcggatccgcaaatgcggtctgcaatgcggcaacgggcagcacacgtacGTGTGCAGGAGGCTTTACAGTAATACATGATGAAAGGAGATAGCATTTATTGATTTTTCTGGTGCAGATACAATTGATCAGAGATTTCCTGATACTACGTTGACTCCTTAGGCTCTTATATATCATCTATCAAAATTTCACCGACTAAAATGTACCATaacgtaaaaaaattatatattatcgCTGTGTCTAAAAGTATCCAAAAAATAGAAAGTGTTCAGAATTTAAAGCAAATTTTaacataatattaataatatttgGAGAGCATAGGGGCGGACAGGTTTTTTCATTGTTATAGAAaacgttttaatttttaatttaaaaattcaAACGTAAATTGAAttaggtgataaaaaaatatacaaattaaaAGCTTATGTAGGTTGtatatttgcagaacggaaatacattCTACAAACTATTGCCAATTGACATTTTCATTATGGTATAACCtgatatttaaaaaattatttctcATGTTAAACATTAACAGGGTACGGTTTTCattgttttttatatatgttggattttaatatatacatatagaatATTTGAAAGGATAGTCTAGTTTCAGCAGATGAATGTTATCCTTTGCGTACTGGCAGCAAGCAAAGATCTTGAAAAGTTTAAGGAATTGGTACATCAGAAAATTGCATACTTAAAGCATAGGCAGGCTAGACACTTGGCAGGAACACAGATGAGGCAGACGAACAGGGTTCGCTTAAACACAGACAGAACTGAAACTAGAAACGCTGGAagacaaggtcagggcaggtacaAGCTGGAGCACAGAGGGGAACAAACGCCGGATAAACACTGGTAAATCTCAAAAGCACAAGACTATCAGAACACCTTTACTGGTCAccagggaacctaaagctcaggcaccctctgaCTGGGGAGGGTGCATTAAATACTGAAGGACCCACAGCCATTGGCTGGGAAAAGATTTGGAAGCACACGCACTGACCGTTTTAGAGGCACGTCCTAAGGAGCCAGAGGCAGCAGCATTGTGAGTAGCGTGGGTATCATGCCTGCAGGGGAGAGCAGGGCAGCGGCGGACATAGCCAGCTGACTATCATACAGTATAAGGAATAACTTTCATTAGCTGAAACTGTAATATCCCTTTAATTCATAGAATCCTTTGAATAGCTAAATCCCGAGCAAGTTAAtcaaaggctggtttcacattgtTGTAATATGGGCCGCAAGTCAAGGCCCGCCGTACTAATTGCACGCAACTCAGTGATCCGTAGAACATCAGTAATAAAAGGTCAGAGGAACTGGTCTTCTtgtattttctcttttttcctgaaGTAATTTCTCTATTCATCCCACAGGCTTTTTCAATTAGAATGACTTGAACAAGGAATCATCTGCATTAAATACTGCAGATTCACCCTTCAGTCAGCATAAATTTTTCATCATAATCAACACGAGGAGAGAGATGTTAGGGAGGGAAGATGTTGGTCGCATTTGCTTAAATGAAACTATTAGGTGTGATTAAACTGCCTCGggagaggtgttagaacagcattgtaagtggcagacaatagatgtcgcaCCCCTCCACCTCTCTTCAAGCTTGGTTTCTCCAATTTACCATAAATTGCTTCTTTCACATCTCTTTTGAACTAGTCCTCCTCTGTGTCTAAGATGCTGTTACAAGGCTGTTCTAACACCTGTCCCCAGGCAGAGTAATCATACCTAATAGCTTAAGTCATGCAAATGCAATCTACAGTCTTACCTTTATGAGGTCCTTGACCTTGTATTGATTATGATAAACAGATTATACTGACTGAATGATGAGTCACCGGTATTTAATGCCTGAGATTCCTTGTACAATTCATTCTAATTGAGAAGGCCAGTCAGATATCTAGTGAAACATCTCCAAGAGAATGTACAAGTCCAATTATTACtaacttattactactgatataccacaacctggatgaatgagaaccttcacagacatatccaTAGTATCCAATGAAGATGTACTGTGAGTTGGGTTCAGTAGAATCACGGGGGAGGGTCTCGGTATTGAGGCTGGAATACAGACTTTAAACTGTGGCCCATGTTATGTCCATGTACTGTAGAACCAGCCAAAATCCAATGTTTTCTGGATTTTCTGATTTCCTGCTTGACCTTTAGTAGGCGATAACAATTTTATTCACTTCGATTCATTCAAACAATGAAGAGTCTAAAAACCGGACAGGAtggattttcagttttttggtaAAAATATTCTGCTGCTTTGTACTGATTTCACTACAGTTTTGCTGACTTTTCAAATAAGGTTTTAGATAACTGTAATAAAAATATGAATTACCAGTAAACAGCTCTAACAACTCTGATATTTTGGCAGAAATCTTGTTTTTATTAGGACAAATGTATTTGTTTATAAAAACAGACgtagaaacaaaaaaataaaataaaaaacattttctatGTATGAAATTTCAGTAATATGGGGGCCTGTATGTCAAAAATGTCTGCGGTGGCGAGAGACGCCATCATTTAGgggtctttcacacgagcggatgccctgcgtggaatccactgcgtgaaagaatgCCTATCTGCGctctagacagcagagacacggagcattaacatgactgataatgctccgtgcctctctgtgatctttttactacaaaatcacagtgagataaagctgtcaccgtgattttgtagtaaaaaggtcacagagaggcaaagagcattatcaatcatgttactgctccgtgtctctgctgtccagagcgcggattggctgtcattcacgctgcggattacacgcatggcatccgctcgtgtgaaacagcccttagtcttTCAAAATGGCACAATTAACAAGgggttttcaaaaaaaaaaacatggtgatTCAAAGCCTCACTATTTTCAAGATTGCTTGCTGTCATTGTATGGTGAAAATTCATGTTTACATCCAAAGGCTCAAAAGCCAACCTGACCTAGTCCTACTCAGCGGAGAGTTTGCAAAAATTGTATGCAGACTAATAATACTCCCTGAGCTAAAAAGCGTGGATGTCAGATTCA
This portion of the Bufo gargarizans isolate SCDJY-AF-19 chromosome 1, ASM1485885v1, whole genome shotgun sequence genome encodes:
- the MAPK4 gene encoding mitogen-activated protein kinase 4 isoform X2, which translates into the protein MGYLSEGLVTKWYRSPRLLLSPNNYTKAIDMWAAGCILAEMLTGRMLFAGSHELEQMQQILDTIPVIHKEDKEELLKVMPSFVNSNWKVKRPLRKLLPEMNLEAIDFLEKILTFNPMDRLTAEAALQHPYMTPYSCPEDEPISMHPFRIEDEIDDILLMEASQSQLSNWDRYQVSLSSDMDWRQDQSLGMSDVQRDPRAGSGSQAEEAQVDPRKYSQSSSERFLEQSHSSMDRVFEGDCGRSCEYKVGSPSYLDKLLWRDNKPHHYSEPKLILDLSTWKQTTIPPTGDLAREEEPSNLFLEIAQWVKSTQIGLECPASPVSETQEDHEQCQPCPPPHTPRDIAMNAESSFDLDVFITRALKLCTSQEEMADNKLNDINGACISEHPNDIAQKEVFQKDRW
- the MAPK4 gene encoding mitogen-activated protein kinase 4 isoform X1, whose translation is MAEKCDFIANMYGYDLGVHFVDFKPLGFGANGLVLSAVDSKNSRKVAVKKITISDCRSMKHAFREIKIIRRLNHDNIVKVHAVLGPRGADLQGDIFKYNVVYIIQEHMEMDLSRLLEQGPLSEDHAKLFIYQLLRGLKYIHSANVLHRDLKPANIFINTEDLVLKIGDFGLARIVDQHYSHKGYLSEGLVTKWYRSPRLLLSPNNYTKAIDMWAAGCILAEMLTGRMLFAGSHELEQMQQILDTIPVIHKEDKEELLKVMPSFVNSNWKVKRPLRKLLPEMNLEAIDFLEKILTFNPMDRLTAEAALQHPYMTPYSCPEDEPISMHPFRIEDEIDDILLMEASQSQLSNWDRYQVSLSSDMDWRQDQSLGMSDVQRDPRAGSGSQAEEAQVDPRKYSQSSSERFLEQSHSSMDRVFEGDCGRSCEYKVGSPSYLDKLLWRDNKPHHYSEPKLILDLSTWKQTTIPPTGDLAREEEPSNLFLEIAQWVKSTQIGLECPASPVSETQEDHEQCQPCPPPHTPRDIAMNAESSFDLDVFITRALKLCTSQEEMADNKLNDINGACISEHPNDIAQKEVFQKDRW